A stretch of Henckelia pumila isolate YLH828 chromosome 4, ASM3356847v2, whole genome shotgun sequence DNA encodes these proteins:
- the LOC140861054 gene encoding uncharacterized protein has translation MEVFKAEILKRLEVGVIYPISDSQWISLVQVVPKKTSITVVKNKDDELVPTRIQNELRLDQKIRRRRHSLAHSAPSRTDVCPLDSAMHRPYSNGVWFLQEIHSGLRQDRIYHVKTVAGRCPV, from the exons ATGGAGGTGTTCAAGGCTGAAATTCTCAAACGCCTTGAAGTTGGAGtgatctacccaatttctgacagtcagtggaTCAGCCTTGTCCAAGTGGTTCCCAAGAAAACTAGTATTACTGTGGtaaagaacaaggatgacgAATTGGTCCCCACCCGCATTCAAAATGA attgcgatTGGACCagaagatcaggagaagacgaCATTCACTTGCCCATTCGGCACCTTCACGTACCGACGTATGCCCTTTGGACtctgcaatgcaccggccaTATTCTaatggtgtatg gtttttacaggagatacattcaggaCTTCGCCAAGATCGCATATACCATGTGAAAACTGTTGCAGGAAGATGCcccgtttga
- the LOC140861053 gene encoding uncharacterized protein translates to MTQDQVDPDSVIVTGLFSIADLPANLLIDTGVSHSFMSIKFLMKKGIVWDKFVSVFSVSLPSGEELKSNSVVRNCKIQMQGLDLCADFIVLEMTKFSLIFGMDWLSQHEATIDYKQRTVSLKFQNGESFVLYAASKRSVLSVISVGKAWKLLNMGCTGFLASLTVDQEM, encoded by the coding sequence ATGACTCAGGATCAGGTGGATCCAGACTCTGTTATCGTCACAGGTTTGTTTAGTATTGCCGATTTACCTGCTAATTTGTTGATAGATACGGGAGTTTCGCACTCTTTTATGTCTATTAAAtttttgatgaaaaagggaATTGTTTGGGATAAGTTTGTTTCGGTGTTTAGTGTGTCATTGCCTTCAGGAGAGGAATTGAAGAGTAACAGTGTGGTAAGAAATTGTAAGATTCAGATGCAGGGTCTAGATTTGTGTGCAGATTTCATTGTTCTGGAGATGACAAAatttagtttgatttttgggaTGGACTGGTTGTCTCAGCATGAGGCCACTATTGACTACAAGCAGAGAACCGTCTCTTTAAAATTTCAGAATGGAGAATCGTTTGTGTTATATGCTGCATCTAAGAGGAGTGTGCTGAGTGTGATCTCAGTAGGTAAGGCTTGGAAACTATTGAATATGGGTTGTACAGGTTTTCTAGCAAGCCTAACGGTTGATCAGGAGATGTAG